From Wolbachia endosymbiont (group A) of Longitarsus flavicornis, the proteins below share one genomic window:
- a CDS encoding FtsW/RodA/SpoVE family cell cycle protein — protein MNIKLWYRTLDYYLILPVFFLLTISFILVYSASPVIAQRLSLPQDYFIRRHTIYIVLSLITLVTFSFLNTRTILNLSFAGFALFTILVATAIILGIEVKGAKRWLHIVKISVQPSEFVRPFFSVVIASILASEMKFKIHISIIIFLLVFVLLLLQPDFSMSMLLTYSFIGQMFIACIPFLYFLCIIGMATTGTTIAYLCLPHIKQRIYNFVFFTQRDNFQVTKSLEAFKRGQLTGVGPGEGSIKASLPDCHTDFVFSVLAEEFGLITCLATLMLFGIISARLLYVAYRENELFNLLVILGISIQFITQFIINIGVTLSVFPTTGITLPLLSYGGSSLLSSSIALGIMLSFSRNQAIALKFRERVMLVD, from the coding sequence ATGAATATTAAACTCTGGTATAGAACGCTGGATTATTATCTCATCCTTCCAGTGTTTTTTTTGCTCACTATAAGCTTCATTCTTGTTTATTCAGCAAGCCCTGTAATTGCGCAGCGTCTTTCTCTACCACAGGATTATTTTATACGGCGCCATACAATTTATATAGTCCTGTCACTAATTACCTTGGTGACATTTTCTTTTCTCAACACAAGAACTATACTTAACCTCTCATTCGCAGGTTTCGCTTTATTTACTATTCTAGTAGCAACTGCGATAATACTTGGTATAGAGGTAAAAGGTGCGAAACGATGGTTACATATTGTCAAAATTTCAGTTCAACCATCTGAGTTCGTAAGGCCATTTTTTTCTGTTGTTATAGCTAGTATCTTGGCCAGCGAAATGAAGTTTAAAATACACATATCAATCATAATATTTCTGTTAGTTTTTGTGTTGTTACTTTTGCAACCTGATTTCAGTATGTCCATGCTTTTAACATATTCTTTTATTGGTCAAATGTTTATTGCATGTATACCATTTTTATACTTTCTATGCATAATAGGAATGGCCACAACTGGAACTACAATAGCTTACTTATGCCTCCCACATATAAAGCAAAGGATTTACAATTTTGTCTTTTTTACGCAGCGCGATAACTTTCAAGTCACAAAATCATTAGAAGCATTCAAAAGAGGTCAATTAACTGGGGTTGGACCTGGTGAAGGTAGCATAAAAGCCTCTCTTCCTGATTGTCATACAGATTTTGTGTTTTCTGTTTTAGCAGAAGAATTTGGTTTGATTACGTGCTTAGCCACATTGATGTTATTTGGCATCATTTCCGCCCGCTTGCTTTACGTTGCATATAGGGAAAATGAATTATTTAATCTGTTGGTGATTCTCGGTATCTCAATTCAATTCATCACACAATTCATAATAAACATAGGGGTAACATTGAGTGTTTTTCCAACCACCGGCATAACCCTGCCGTTACTTAGCTATGGTGGTTCTTCTCTTTTATCTTCGAGCATCGCACTTGGCATAATGCTGTCTTTCAGTAGAAACCAAGCTATCGCATTAAAGTTTCGTGAGCGTGTTATGCTTGTGGACTAG
- the ubiE gene encoding bifunctional demethylmenaquinone methyltransferase/2-methoxy-6-polyprenyl-1,4-benzoquinol methylase UbiE, which yields MSTIKIEKKSQLVKEVFDSVASRYDTMNDIMSLGMHRLWKDKMVNSVHFTKNSKVLDVAGGTGDIAIRIVRKEPSAKVTVCDINQNMLNRGRDKAINSNQINFDWVCASAESLPFEDSEFDYCTIAFGIRNVSDRKKALNEAHRVLKPHGKFICLEFAPMHYQNEIFTKLYDLYSFKVIPKIGSIVAKDKSSYEYLVKSIREFPTQADFKMEIEEVGFKNVEFHNMSYGIVALHIGTK from the coding sequence ATGTCTACTATAAAAATCGAGAAGAAATCACAATTAGTTAAAGAGGTATTCGACTCCGTAGCAAGTCGCTACGACACCATGAATGATATAATGAGCCTCGGAATGCACAGATTATGGAAAGATAAGATGGTAAATAGTGTGCATTTTACAAAAAACTCTAAGGTTTTAGATGTTGCTGGAGGAACTGGAGATATAGCAATAAGAATAGTAAGAAAAGAGCCAAGTGCTAAGGTTACAGTATGCGATATAAATCAAAACATGCTAAACAGAGGACGTGATAAAGCTATAAATTCAAACCAAATTAATTTTGATTGGGTATGTGCAAGTGCAGAAAGTTTACCATTTGAAGACTCCGAATTTGATTATTGCACAATAGCTTTTGGCATTCGAAATGTTTCTGACCGCAAGAAGGCTTTAAATGAGGCGCACAGGGTATTAAAACCACATGGGAAATTTATCTGCTTAGAATTTGCCCCTATGCACTATCAAAATGAGATATTTACCAAACTTTATGACTTATATTCATTTAAAGTAATTCCTAAAATTGGCAGCATAGTTGCTAAAGACAAGAGTTCTTATGAATATTTAGTGAAGAGCATTAGAGAGTTTCCAACTCAGGCTGATTTTAAAATGGAAATTGAAGAGGTAGGCTTTAAGAATGTTGAGTTTCATAATATGAGCTATGGAATAGTGGCATTACACATTGGAACAAAATGA